The genomic DNA AGCAGGTCGTAAAGGTGGCCAGTCTAGCGGGGGGAATTTCAAAAATGACCCTCAGCGTGCATCAGAAGCTGGCAAAAAAGGGGGCAAAAACAGTCATGGCAGCAATAAGTAATACGCCGGGCTGATACCCTGCCGCCGGGATCTCCCGGCGGTTTTTTATTTCTGCAACATTGAACTGTCACCAAAGGCATCGCACACTAGAGGATTGATGCTTATTT from Enterobacter ludwigii includes the following:
- a CDS encoding general stress protein gives rise to the protein MANHRGGSGNFAEDRERASEAGRKGGQSSGGNFKNDPQRASEAGKKGGKNSHGSNK